ATCCCAAAGATTACGAAATTACTGTTGATTTCTCTTTTTACAATACTGGGAAAGATATCAGTCTCGAAATCGGTTTTCCTTTTTTCTGTTTAGGAATTGGAGGAGAAGGAACAATTTCTGATTTCAAATGCTGGACTAATGATGTTGAAACCAGTTATACCGATTACCCAATTAAGAAGAACTGGAATTCAAATGAACCTACAGAACTTGAAAATGCATATGTAAGAACAATTAAGTTTCCTTCTAAGAAGACAACAAAAACCAGAATTTCATATAAAGCTACTTATGGTCGCGAAGCTCCATCTTACACTATAGCAAAGTATCTTTATGGTACCGGTTCCAGCTGGAAAAATGCGATTGGAAAGATGACAGTAAGAATCCAGAGTAATCTCATCTATTCTTCTCCAATTCAGCTTGCACTTCCAGAAGAAGGTTCAATGCAAAGAGTCAGTGATAATGTTTGGGAAGCTGTTTATACAAATATTGAACCGGATGAATACACAAAATGCATTACAATTGTGATGGGTAATATTTTTGGCGATACAGGTCCAAGAGTTCTGCAAAAAAATAGATTTGTTCCTTGCAACGTGAAGTTGACTAAACAGAGTTTATTCTGGTATACAAAGCCTCAGTTACGCTTGCTCAGAAACGCAATCTATGCTTTTAATGGCTATCCTTTTAAATCAAAAGATTTAATTGAATTGTTTGAAGTCGAATGTGCAGAATACGGATGGTTTGGCTTTAAGGAAATAGATGGAAAATATAAAGGTTATTACCCATTAGATAAAAACTTTTCAGAAGACAAATTATCAGACATTGAAAAGTACAATGTTAAACTGATTCTGGAAGAAGAAAAGAGCTTATAGTATATCGGATTCGTATTTATGCTTTATTCACAAGCGTAAAACTCTTTCCTGTTAGTTCACACAGCTTATAGAAATCAGTTACTGCAGTGAGCAGAATTGTAATCCAGTGTTTCTTATTCATATGCCAAGCGGGGAAGATTGATTTGTGGTCTATGAGATTCGGGATGGCATCCTGGTCGGCTTTCATGTTTACAACCCAGACGTTTTCATCGCCTGTGAGACCGAGCTGGCGGTATTTAATTCTCATAACAAGTGCAAACCATTTTTCATTCGGACAGCGGAAGACAAAAGAGTAGGGCGCATCATCCGGCCACGGGTAATCAGGCTCGGCTCCAAACTTTGATTTTATCCAGGCGATGTAATCATCTTTCAAATCATTTGTCTCAAAACACTTTGTCTTGATATCATTTATGATTTTCTGAACTTCTTCGCGAAGGGAAGCTACAAAGGCGCCGTGAGAAGGCATATCAAAAAGCGCATATTTTTCTCCGGTTGCAGAATCAAAAAGCTGGACGGTGAGTGTCTGTTCGGAAAGCACTAAAGTGATGTCGGCTTTGAATGTACCGTTGGAAACTGGCACTTCCATTTCATAACTGTTGTCATCGCTTGTTGTAAAGCCAGCCGCTTTCAGAGAGTCTTTCTTAATTTTTGCCGATCGGAAAATGTAGCTGTAGTCCATTTAATATTCAATCCACTGATGCATGCCAGGACCAAAGAACTCGCTTGGTCTTTCGATAAAGCCGAACTTTTTGTAAAAGCCCTGTTTGTTTTCGGCAGCCATCAGAGAAATCATAATTCTGTAGCCGGGTTTAAGAAGGCTTCGGATATATTCCATGATTGCTTCCATCAGTTTTCGGCCGAGCCCCTTTCCCTGATATTCGGGAGCAACAATCACATCTGCAATAAGAACAGAATATCCATGATCCCAGATTACTCGTCCCAGTGAGACCGCTTTATCATTATCTCTGAAACAAATTACATGAGAGTTTTGCAATCCACCTTCTGCCTGTTCAGCCGGAAACACACTCCAGCCGACAGCCTGTCGTAATCCTAAATATTCTTCTGTGGTAATTGTATTTGTGATTTTTATATCCATAGATTAATCCTTAATCTTTACGCAGCATTCAAAAACACAGCGGTCGCTTTCTTTGATGTGGATGTAAATCTTGCCGTGAACTTCCGGATCCTCTTTTTTGTAAACCTTAAGAATCTGGCCTTCTTTGCTTTCGCCGGTATAGTGAACTTCAAGATCTGTGATTTCGTGTGACTGCAAAAAATTATCTGAGAAAACACAAAGAGCGAACT
The Treponema bryantii DNA segment above includes these coding regions:
- a CDS encoding YARHG domain-containing protein, whose amino-acid sequence is MKKIIVLFSLLFSIFCLYANDTYFFMAGGQLVPTKEGNVDVEMSEEIINIVLNPKDYEITVDFSFYNTGKDISLEIGFPFFCLGIGGEGTISDFKCWTNDVETSYTDYPIKKNWNSNEPTELENAYVRTIKFPSKKTTKTRISYKATYGREAPSYTIAKYLYGTGSSWKNAIGKMTVRIQSNLIYSSPIQLALPEEGSMQRVSDNVWEAVYTNIEPDEYTKCITIVMGNIFGDTGPRVLQKNRFVPCNVKLTKQSLFWYTKPQLRLLRNAIYAFNGYPFKSKDLIELFEVECAEYGWFGFKEIDGKYKGYYPLDKNFSEDKLSDIEKYNVKLILEEEKSL
- a CDS encoding MmcQ/YjbR family DNA-binding protein; the encoded protein is MDYSYIFRSAKIKKDSLKAAGFTTSDDNSYEMEVPVSNGTFKADITLVLSEQTLTVQLFDSATGEKYALFDMPSHGAFVASLREEVQKIINDIKTKCFETNDLKDDYIAWIKSKFGAEPDYPWPDDAPYSFVFRCPNEKWFALVMRIKYRQLGLTGDENVWVVNMKADQDAIPNLIDHKSIFPAWHMNKKHWITILLTAVTDFYKLCELTGKSFTLVNKA
- a CDS encoding GNAT family N-acetyltransferase, which produces MDIKITNTITTEEYLGLRQAVGWSVFPAEQAEGGLQNSHVICFRDNDKAVSLGRVIWDHGYSVLIADVIVAPEYQGKGLGRKLMEAIMEYIRSLLKPGYRIMISLMAAENKQGFYKKFGFIERPSEFFGPGMHQWIEY